A genomic region of Raphanus sativus cultivar WK10039 chromosome 6, ASM80110v3, whole genome shotgun sequence contains the following coding sequences:
- the LOC108813528 gene encoding LRR receptor-like serine/threonine-protein kinase GHR1: MRIICWMILVLVISTSGSSSDFEALLELKKGIKTDPSGKVFTSWDANALSSSDKCPQTWYGVSCSSGDVTSIDLNGLGLVGEFSLPVIAGLRKLQNLSISDNHFSGTLSKIGSLRSLKHLDISNNMFRGSLPSGIDDLDRLKYLDLQGNGFSGEAMSLFSQLHSVEYVDVSRNSLSGSLDLGLAKSSFVSSVRYLNVSGNSLVGELFAHDDGIPFFDSLEVFDASSNRFSGSLPSFSFVVSLKILRLQDNQFSASLPQGLLQESSTILAELDLSLNQLEGPVGSITSSTLKKLNLSSNRLSGALPLRIGHCAVIDLSHNNISGDLSRIQSWGDYVETIRLSSNSLTGTLLPSQTSQFLRLTSLEAADNSLQGELPFVLGNYPELKVIDLSRNQLSGFIPGNLLVSEKLTDLKLSNNNLSGSLPLQDASSAGNLSLTSIDLSHNSLSGVLSGELTRFHSLVTLDLSYNNFEGNIPDGLPDSLKVFIVSANNLSGNLPESLLRRFPDSAFRPGNNELLIETPKDGITLGKHKYHHMRSSVKAALIIGLVVGASLLALVCVWFHCMLKRQHEEDKEKMDDVTDEKSSLQKNEPSPSPSPGKNSVPSSSVTSTSTTKAKLLVSEHPSSSQVSASSTPSLSRIHNSPDNPRSRQTSVKLDGNLYIFDACLTTLTAEELSRAPAEAMGRSCHGTLYRAVLGSDNTVLAVKWLREGTAKGKTEFAREIKKLGNIKHPNLVSLQAYYWGPKEHEKLIISRYIDAPCLAFYLQEAGLLNLPPLLLENRLKITLDIATCLSHLHNEESIPHGNLKSTNVLLKPPELTALLTDYSLHRLITPEATSEQVLNAATLGYCPPEFASSTKPYPSLKSDVYAFGVILLELLTGKVSGDVIDDEQGVVDWVVMLVGQNRAVECFDPSIVKTHASGVGVLIDVLQIALSCISQAPERPDMKSVCQELFRIVLKGTN; encoded by the exons ATGCGGATAATATGTTGGATGATACTAGTCTTAGTGATAAGCACTTCAGGTTCTTCTTCCGACTTCGAAGCTCTTCTCGAGCTCAAGAAAGGCATAAAGACAGACCCATCGGGTAAAGTCTTTACTTCATGGGATGCAAATGCTCTATCCTCCTCCGACAAGTGTCCTCAAACCTGGTACGGAGTTTCTTGCAGTAGCGGAGACGTCACATCCATAGATTTGAACGGTTTAGGTCTGGTCGGAGAGTTCAGTCTCCCCGTCATCGCCGGTCTCCGGAAGCTTCAGAACTTGTCCATCTCCGACAATCACTTCTCCGGAACTCTCTCCAAGATCGGTTCTCTCAGGTCTCTCAAGCATCTGGATATATCCAACAACATGTTCCGCGGCTCACTACCTTCCGGGATCGACGATCTCGACAGGTTGAAGTACCTTGATCTGCAAGGGAACGGTTTCTCCGGGGAAGCGATGAGCTTGTTCTCTCAGCTACATAGCGTGGAATACGTGGACGTGAGCAGGAACAGCTTGTCGGGCTCGCTTGATTTGGGTCTGGCGAAGTCGAGCTTTGTTTCTTCGGTTCGGTACTTGAACGTGAGTGGGAACTCTTTGGTCGGAGAGCTTTTCGCTCACGACGACGGCATCCCGTTTTTCGATAGTTTAGAGGTGTTTGATGCTAGCAGTAACCGCTTCTCTGGCTCTCTCCCTTCCTTCAGCTTTGTTGTCTCTCTCAAGATTCTTAGGTTACAGGACAATCAGTTCTCGGCTTCTTTACCGCAGGGCCTTCTTCAGGAGAGCTCAACTATCTTAGCTGAGCTAGATCTTAGCCTCAATCAACTTGAAG GTCCTGTTGGAAGTATAACCTCTTCAACGCTAAAGAAACTCAACCTGTCGTCAAATAGACTATCGGGCGCCTTACCGTTGAGAATAGGCCACTGTGCCGTTATTGATCTGAGTCACAATAACATCTCAGGGGACTTGTCAAGGATACAGAGCTGGGGTGATTACGTAGAAACTATCCGGTTAAGTTCAAACTCACTCACTGGAACACTACTACCTAGCCAGACTAGTCAGTTTTTGAGGCTGACTTCTCTCGAGGCGGCTGACAATTCGCTGCAGGGTGAGCTGCCTTTTGTCTTAGGGAATTATCCTGAACTGAAAGTGATTGACCTCAGCCGTAACCAGCTTAGCGGATTCATACCGGGAAATCTTTTGGTGTCGGAGAAGTTGACGGATCTAAAACTGTCGAACAATAACTTGTCTGGTTCGCTTCCTCTACAGGATGCAAGTAGTGCAGGGAACCTTAGCTTGACCAGTATTGACCTGTCGCATAACTCGCTAAGTGGAGTTCTCTCCGGGGAACTAACCAGATTCCACAGTTTGGTTACTTTAGACCTTTCTTATAACAACTTTGAAGGGAATATACCTGATGGCCTCCCAGACAGCTTAAAGGTATTCATTGTCTCTGCTAATAATCTCTCTGGAAACCTGCCGGAGAGTCTTCTCCGGCGGTTTCCAGATTCAGCGTTTCGCCCCGGGAATAATGAGTTGCTGATTGAAACTCCTAAAGATGGCATAACCTTAGGAAAGCATAAGTATCATCATATGAGATCTTCCGTAAAGGCAGCTCTGATCATAGGCTTGGTCGTTGGTGCTTCTCTGCTTGCTCTTGTCTGTGTTTGGTTTCATTGTATGCTAAAGAGGCAGCACGAAGAGGACAAAGAGAAAATGGATGATGTAACTGATGAAAAGAGTAGCCTGCAGAAAAACGAACCTTCTCCTTCACCTTCTCCTGGAAAGAACAGTGTACCTTCGTCATCTGTAACTTCCACTTCCACAACCAAGGCGAAGCTGCTTGTCTCTGAGCATCCTTCATCCTCCCAAGTATCTGCTTCCTCCACTCCTTCCCTGTCTAGAATCCACAACTCACCGGATAACCCTAGGTCTCGCCAGACATCCGTGAAACTGGACGGGAACCTGTACATTTTCGACGCTTGTCTTACCACGCTCACAGCAGAGGAACTGTCTCGCGCTCCAGCTGAAGCCATGGGAAGGAGCTGCCACGGAACGCTGTACAGAGCGGTGCTCGGTTCTGATAACACCGTGTTAGCTGTCAAATGGTTAAGGGAAGGGACTGCAAAAGGCAAGACGGAGTTCGCCAGGGAGATAAAGAAACTTGGCAACATCAAACACCCGAATCTTGTTTCTCTTCAGGCTTACTATTGGGGCCCCAAAGAACACGAGAAGCTTATCATATCAAGATACATTGATGCACCCTGCTTAGCTTTCTATCTCCAag aGGCTGGATTGCTAAACCTCCCACCATTGCTGCTAGAAAACCGTCTTAAAATCACTCTAGACATAGCCACTTGTCTTAGTCACCTGCACAACGAAGAATCAATCCCACACGGGAACCTAAAATCAACCAACGTTCTCCTAAAACCACCCGAGCTCACTGCACTCCTAACAGACTACAGTCTCCACCGGTTGATCACACCGGAAGCCACGTCAGAGCAAGTTCTGAACGCAGCCACTCTCGGCTACTGCCCTCCGGAGTTTGCTAGCTCCACCAAACCCTACCCTTCTCTCAAAAGCGATGTGTACGCCTTTGGGGTCATCTTGTTAGAGCTTCTCACGGGGAAAGTGTCGGGAGATGTTATAGATGATGAACAAGGGGTTGTTGATTGGGTTGTTAtgctcgtgggacaaaaccgtGCCGTCGAGTGTTTTGACCCTTCCATTGTTAAGACACACGCCTCTGGGGTTGGAGTTCTTATTGATGTCTTGCAGATTGCTCTGAGCTGTATCTCACAGGCACCGGAGAGACCAGACATGAAATCTGTCTGTCAAGAGCTCTTTAGAATTGTTCTCAAAGGGACAAACTAG
- the LOC108813529 gene encoding LOW QUALITY PROTEIN: protein ROLLING AND ERECT LEAF 2 (The sequence of the model RefSeq protein was modified relative to this genomic sequence to represent the inferred CDS: inserted 1 base in 1 codon), with product MGASNSRIDEDKALQLCRERKKFVQQALDGRCLLAAAHVSYVQSLRSTGTALRRFAEIQVPVESSSLYNTSATPEQALALTETSYSPPPPSASPFQVNHMKFRGFSPKKVVEKPPVTVVATVISPSSSVPQTRSMEKMESTPFEESSSSSMPSETPPWDYFGLSHPIDNQFSSSPPHAGNGHHVTSSVKGETTEVEEEEEDGDNFSFQEREEESNGSDDEFDEPTSDTLVRSFENFNRVRREPPQREEEGVESEFSDDAERSKTPELSPPVTPLAAAATTPVLNKTPNHHTENRLPLPPSRDFLSSMKEVEMLFVKASETGKEVPRMLEANKLHFRPIPPSKQSGSGASSLXQTCLSCGEDPKDVPEEAAPNTMKYLTWHRTESSRSTSSMNPLGGMNSDDVEELNSSLFENIGVIAGSHASTLDRLYAWERKLYDEVKGSQAVRREYDDKCKILRELESEGKGSQRIDKTRSVVKDLHSRIRVAIHRIDSISRRIEELRDNELQPQLEELIQGLSRMWEVMFECHKAQFQLISACHRRGNIKLNMHSELHRQVTSHLEDELSALASSLTKWITGQRSYIKAIHEWLEKCVVLPRPSKRKRRAHQQPVLRNLGPPIYATCSIWLEKLEALPAKEVSSSIKALASDVARFLPRQEKKNHRSKKHGPGENQNDQQEETLEDCGPGFDRFRTSLEGFAGQLKQFSESSVEMYEELKQRIQEAKINYEQLKKAYSQGN from the exons ATGGGTGCATCAAATTCCAGAATAGATGAAGATAAAGCCTTACAGTTATGCCGTGAAAGGAAGAAGTTTGTGCAGCAAGCACTTGATGGAAGATGTTTGTTAGCCGCTGCTCACGTTTCATACGTCCAGTCTCTCAGGAGTACCGGAACTGCCTTGAGGAGATTTGCTGAGATCCAAGTTCCCGTTGAGTCTTCCTCTCTTTACAACACTAGTGCAACACCAGAACAAGCTCTTGCCTTAACCGAGACCTCctattctcctcctcctcctagtGCCAGTCCATTCCAGGTCAATCACATGAAGTTCAGAGGGTTTTCTCCAAAAAAGGTGGTAGAGAAACCACCGGTTACGGTTGTCGCCACTGTCATCTCACCATCGTCTAGTGTCCCACAGACTAGGTCTATGGAGAAGATGGAATCAACCCCATTTGaagaatcttcttcttcttccatgcCATCTGAGACGCCTCCTTGGGATTATTTTGGTCTTTCCCATCCAATCGACAACcagttttcttcttctcctcctcacGCTGGGAATGGTCATCATGTGACGAGTTCTGTTAAGGGAGAAACTAcagaggtggaggaggaggaggaagatggtGACAACTTTTCTTTTCAAGAGAGGGAAGAAGAGTCCAACGGTTCTGACGATGAGTTTGATGAGCCAACGAGTGATACACTCGTTAGAAGTTTTGAAAACTTCAATAGAGTGCGTCGTGAGCCTCCTCAAAGAGAGGAGGAGGGAGTGGAAAGCGAGTTCTCAGACGACGCTGAGAGAAGCAAAACTCCTGAGCTATCGCCACCAGTGACGCCTTTAGCAGCTGCTGCTACTACTCCAGTACTGAACAAAACACCGAACCACCACACCGAGAACAGGCTTCCTCTTCCTCCCTCCAGGGACTTCTTGTCAAGCATGAAAGAGGTAGAGATGCTCTTTGTTAAAGCTTCTGAGACTGGGAAAGAGGTTCCTAGGATGCTTGAAGCCAATAAATTGCATTTCCGTCCAATACCTCCATCAAAACAAA GTGGCTCCGGTGCATCATCAC CTCAAACTTGTCTCTCTTGTGGGGAAGACCCCAAAGATGTACCagaag AGGCTGCTCCAAACACGATGAAATACTTGACCTGGCATAGGACTGAATCTTCTCGATCCACATCTTCAATGAATCCTCTGGGGGGAATGAATTCTGATGACGTGGAAGAGCTTAATAGCAGTCTCTTTGAAAACATTGGCGTGATCGCTGGAAGCCATGCCTCAACTCTAGACAGACTGTATGCATGGGAGCGGAAGCTCTATGATGAAGTGAAG GGGAGTCAGGCAGTGCGGAGAGAGTATGACGACAAGTGCAAAATCTTGAGGGAACTTGAATCAGAAGGTAAAGGCTCACAGAGAATAGACAAGACACGTTCAGTTGTCAAGGACCTTCACTCCAGAATCAGAGTGGCGATTCATAGGATCGACTCAATATCAAGACGGATTGAAGAGCTTCGTGACAACGAGCTCCAGCCTCAACTTGAGGAACTCATCCAAGG GTTGAGTCGAATGTGGGAAGTGATGTTTGAATGCCACAAAGCTCAGTTCCAGTTGATCTCAGCGTGTCACAGAAGgggaaacattaaactcaacatGCACTCGGAGTTGCACAGACAAGTGACATCTCACCTCGAAGACGAACTCAGCGCGTTGGCCTCGAGCTTAACCAAGTGGATCACAGGCCAGAGATCATACATCAAAGCCATACACGAGTGGCTGGAAAAATGCGTCGTCTTACCACGACCGTCTAAGCGTAAGAGGCGTGCGCACCAGCAACCAGTTCTCAGAAACCTCGGCCCTCCCATCTACGCGACGTGTTCAATCTGGCTCGAGAAGCTCGAAGCCTTACCTGCGAAAGAGGTTTCAAGCTCCATCAAAGCACTGGCTTCTGACGTCGCCAGGTTCTTGCCACGTcaggagaagaagaatcatcGCAGCAAGAAACATGGACCTGGTGAGAACCAAAACGACCAGCAAGAGGAGACGTTGGAAGATTGTGGTCCGGGGTTTGATCGGTTTAGGACTAGTTTGGAAGGATTTGCTGGCCAGCTCAAACAGTTTTCAGAATCATCAGTGGAAATGTATGAGGAACTCAAACAGAGAATCCAAGAAGCCAAGATCAATTACGAGCAGTTGAAGAAGGCTTATTCCCAGGGTAACtga